One Catharus ustulatus isolate bCatUst1 chromosome 2, bCatUst1.pri.v2, whole genome shotgun sequence genomic window carries:
- the GSTK1 gene encoding glutathione S-transferase kappa 1 has translation MGRTVVELFYDVISPYSWLAFEALCRYRHIWNIDLRFRPAFLGGIMQQTGNKPPAMLPKRGEYLLKDMKRMAKYYQVPLRMSADAFQHIMGTNSLTAMRFITAIDMTTPQYLEPLSREFWMRFWSQHEDISQPENLLAVARQAGLSAELSQKALEMISSATVKDRLKETTAEALKYGAFGMPAVVAHYDGEPHLFFGSDRLELLGSFIGEKWLGPVPSPKL, from the exons ATGGGCCGCACGGTCGTGGAGCTGTTCTATGATGTGATCTCTCCGTACTCTTGGCTGGCCTTTGAG GCTCTCTGCCGCTACCGGCACATCTGGAATATTGACCTCCGCTTCCGTCCAGCTTTCCTTGGCGGCATAATGCAACAAACTG GTAATAAGCCACCAGCAATGTTACCAAAGCGAGGTGAATACTTGCTGAAGGATATGAAAAGGATGGCAAAATACTACCAGGTGCCTCTACGCATGTCTGCAGATGCCTTCCAGCATATCATGGGCACAA ACAGTCTGACGGCCATGCGCTTTATCACAGCCATTGACATGACAACCCCACAGTACCTGGAACCCTTGTCTAGGGAGTTCTGGATGCGGTTTTGGTCACAG CATGAAGATATCAGTCAGCCAGAGAATCTATTGGCT GTTGCCCGACAGGCTGGGCTGtcagcagagctctcccagaAGGCACTTGAAATGATTTCATCTGCTACAGTGAAGGACCGACTGAAAGAGACAACAGCTGAAGCGCTGAAATACGGG GCATTTGGGATGCCTGCTGTTGTGGCACATTATGATGGGGAACCTCATCTGTTCTTTGGCTCGGATCGTTTAGAGCTGCTAGGCAGCTTTATAG GTGAAAAATGGCTGGGACCAGTTCCAAGCCCCAAGCTGTGA